The following DNA comes from Shinella zoogloeoides.
TCGGCGACCGCACCCACGTCGACGCCGCGCGTCGGCTCGTCGAAGATGATGAGCCGCGGCTTCTGAATGAGCGCCTTGCCGATCACCACCTTCTGCTGGTTGCCGCCGGAAAGCTCGACGACGCGCGCCTCCCCGCCGATGGAGCGGATGGCGAGCCTGTCGGTCCATTCCTCCGCCAGCGCCTTCATCTCCGCCATGGAGACGAAGGGAAAGCGGTTCTTTCCGGCCGCCAGCAGCCCGGCATAGAGGTTTTCGGCGATCGACATGTTCTCGAAGAAGCCTTCGAGTTTGCGGTCCTCGGTGACATAGACGATACCGTCGGCGACCGCCGGGCCGGGCGTCGCATAGCGCACGGGACGGCCTTCATATTCGATGGCGCCGCCGCGCAGGAAATCGCGCTTGAAGACGCCGGCGACGATCTTGGCCGTCTCGGTGCGACCGGAGCCGACGAGGCCGAAGAGGCCCGTCACCTGCCCGGCGAAGACGGAGAAGGACGTGTTGCGGACGAGCGCGCCCATCGAGACGTCCTCGACCGAAAGCACGCGCTGTCCGGCCGGACGGGTCTTGGTGCGCGGCGCAAACTCGGTGGCGAGCTCGCGGCCGACCATCGCCTGCACGATGCGTGCCTGCGTCAGGTCGCCGGCCTTTTCCGTCAGCACCCTTCTGCCGTCGCGCATGACGGTGATGCGGTCGGACATCTGCAGCGCCTCTTCCAGCGCGTGGGTGATGAAGATGATCGCGACGCCCCGGGCGCGCAGGCGGTCGATCAGCGAGAAGAAATGCCGCCGCTCCTCGGGCGTCAGCGTCGCCGTCGGCTCGTCGAAGATGATGACCTTGGCATTCAGCCGCACCGCGCGGGCGATCTCGACCATCTGCCGCTTGGCGGCTCCGAGGCTGGAGACCAGCGCCGTCGGGTCCACGGTGAAGTTCAGCGATTGCAGGAACTGCTGCGCCGCGATGGTGATGCCGCGCAGGCGGTTGAACGCCTTTTCATGGCCGAGGAACAGGTTCTGCGCCACGGTCATCGAGGGCACGAGGCTGGTTTCCTGATAGACCATGGCGATGCCGCGGCGCAGCGCCTCCGCCGGCCCTTCGGCCCGCAGCGGCTCTCCCTGATAGAGGATTTCGCCGCCTTCGGGCGGATAGACGCCGGCCAGAAGCTTGCTGAAGGTGGACTTGCCCGCCCCGTTCTCGCCGAGCAGGGCGTGGACTTCGCCCGCCTCGAGCGTGAAATCCACCGCATCCACCGCGACATTGCCGTGGAAGGCCTTGGTCAGCGCGCGCGCCTCGAGGATTGCTGTCATGGCTGGGCCTCCCGGCTCGGGATATCGACGATCTCGCCCGCCCCTTTCAGCGCGACCAGCCGCGCCTGCGGCAGGTCCAGCACAGAGACCGCGCCGTGGCGCTGGCCGTCCGCGCGCGAATGCAGGCTGGCGAGCGGGCGGAACGCCGCGTCCAGCCGGGCGACGAGGCCATAGGACCGCGCCGGCGCCCAGGGCTTGCGCACGCCCATCGTGCGTACCCCGCCGCGCTGCAGGGGCTCCAGGAAACTCTCGCCCGAGCGCAGCGCGGGGGCGATCCAGTAATCCTGCGGCACGGTGGCGATCATGTCGGCGCGGAAGCGATCCTCGCGCAGCACGAGCTCGATCAGCCGGTTGCGCGGGGCGAAGACCGGCAGCCACCAGCCGCCCGCTCGCGCCGGCGAAAGCCGGCCCGGATAGCCGGGGATGCGGTCGAGGACGGTACGCGGCCGGCCGCCGAGGGCGACGAGCCGATGGGCGAAAGCCTCGGCCACCACCGGCGCGCCAGCCTCATCGCGCGCCAGCCCGGTCGGGAAGGCGAGCCCGCCCGCGATCCGCTCCGCCTTGCCGCCGGCAAGGTCGAGCCGCCAGACGGCGCCGTCGCGGCGCTTGCGCATCAGCGCCGGCACCCATTCCGTGGCGGCATGGCTGGCCGAGCCCTGCGCGACCAGCAAAGTGCCATCATCGTTCGCCAGCAGCGCCGTCGCCGAGACGGCGGCGGGAAAGGCTTGGCGCAGATCCCGGCTTGCGCCATCGCGCCGAAGGATCAGGCCGCCATCTGCCAGCGCCACGACGAGCCCGCCGCCCGGCAGGGCCGAAAGCGCGGTGATGGGCGCGGCGAAGGTCTCGGCCGGTTTGGCCTTCTCGTCCTCCAGCCGGTAGAGCACGGGGCCGCCGGTCAGCCAGATCGTTCCCTCGCTGTCCTCTGCGAGATTGTCGGCCTCCGGCAGCGCGGCAACGTGCGCCGCCGTTTCCAGTTGCGTGTTCGGTTTCCATGCGCCGTCATAGGGCGGGATGGTGACGGCTTCGCCGCGGAACGGGTCGAGCAGGCGGTCGAGGAGCGTCATGCCCTGTCTCCCCAGTAGGAATTCCAGCTCGTCCAGTCCGGATCGGCATCTGGCAGGCGAATGCGGCCGATGCGGTTGTTGAGGATGCCGCCGATATACAGCCAGCCCTTGTGCTCGCGCATGGACGTGACCATCGGATGAGCCGCGCCGCCGAGATCGCCGAGGGTCGCGACGATGGCGCCCGTCTCGTCGAACTTCACAACGCCGCCGGTGTTGATGTTCGGGAAGAGCCAGTCGTCCTGCGGCAGGTTGCGTGTCATGCGCTTGCGCATGGCGGGGTGGCGGAGCGCCAGGTCGAAGCTCGGCGTGCGCATGCCGAGCCATGCCATCCAGTAGGTGCCGTCCGAGGCGCGGTTGATGTTGTCGGGATAGCCGGGCATGTCGCGGATCATCGTTTCGAGCTGGCCTTCCTTCGGCCCGGCGATCCAGTAGCGGTGCACCGAGCAGGCCCAGCTTTCGGCGATCAGCAGCGACTGGCCGTCATGGGAGAGGCAGACGCCGTTGGCATAGCGCAGGTTCTTCAGCACCGTGCGCGTCCTGCCGGTCTTCGGGTCATGGACAAGGAGGCGGCCGGTCGGCCGGCTCTCGATGGAATCCAGCGCCCAGTCATGGGCATCGTAGCGCGTGGTGGAATCGGTGAACCAGATGCGCCCGTCCGGGCCGATGTCGCAGTCGTTCGGATCGCGCAGGCGCGCATCGTCGACGACAGAGAAGAGCGAGCGCCGCGTTTCGGTGGAAAGCTCGCGCACCCCGCCGTCCTTCGCCACGCCGTAAAGGCCCATGGCGCCGACGCAGGAGACGATCTGCCCGTCGCGGGCCATGGCGAGGCCGAGCGGAAAGCCGCCGATATGGGCGAACACTTCGGAACGGGTATAGTCCGGCGCGAACCAGCGCACGATCTCGCCATGGCGCGTGCCGGCATAGAGATTGTCGTCGGCGTCGAGGATCACGTCCTCGGGCCCCTCCACCGTGCCGAGCGCGATGGGCTCGGCCGAGGCCAGCGCATCGTTCAGCGCATAGGCCGTGCCGGAACCCGGCAGCGCCGACTGGGCGGGCTGCATGGCATGGTGCAGCGGGGCGACATAGACTTCCGACAGCACCTTGTGACGGTTCTTCAGCCAGCGCACGTCGAGAACGATGGCGGCCGCCAGCAGCAGCCCGACGATGAGCTGGCTGGTGCCGGTGCCCGCGCCCATGCGGATGAGGCCGTTGGTGATGAGCAGCACGACGATGGCGCCCATCAGCCCCTTGGCGATGGAGCCGCGCCCGCCGCCAAGGCTGTTGCCGCCGACGACGGCGGCGGTGAGGGCGGCAAGCTCCAGACCGAGCCCCGTTCCCGGGCCGACGCCCGAAAGGCGCGCGGCGAAGAGGAAGCCGGCGAGGCCGCAGGCAGCCCCCGAGATGACATAGGTGAGGAAGATCGTGCGGCGCACGTTGATGCCGACATTGAAGGCCGAACGGCGCGCGCCGCCGACGGCGGTAAAGTGCCAGCCGATGCGGGACCGGCTCATCACCAGATGGGCGATCAGCGCGAAGGCGAGCGCGATCAGCGCGCTGATCGGCTGGCCCCAGACCGCGCCCATGCCGATATGGTCGAACGTGTCGTTGAATACCGGCGAGCTCTGGATGCGGGCGCCCCATGTGGTGATCAGGATGTCGTAGATCGAGCGGCCGATGATGAGCGTGACCAACGTGGTCAGGAAGGCGCGCAGGCGCAGATAGCCGACGAGAAAGCCGTTGAGCGCGCCGAACAGCGCGCCGGCCCCGAGCGCGGCGAGGAAGGCCAGCCACACCGGCCCCTCGGCGATATAGATGACGGCGAGGGTCGCGAACGCGCCCAACGCGAAGATGGAGCCGACGGAAAGATCGATGCCGCCGCCGATGATGACGACCGTGAGGCCGAGCACGACGATCAGGAACTCGCCGAGCTGGCGGGTGGTGTCGAGGAGGCTCGACGGCGCGAAGAAGCCCGGCAGGAGAATGCCGAAGGCGGCCACCACCACGACGAGGAAGGCGAAGGGCACGAGATTGTCGGCCCAGCTCTTCGACAGGATTTCACCCAGCAGGTGATCGGGCACCTTGTTGTAGCGCAGGCGGGTCAGTCTTTCACGAAGCGTCATTCGGGCCGGTTCCATGGGGGTGGAGGAGGCGGGCCGCTGGCCGGCCTCCTCCCTGTCTTCATTACTTCTTGGCGGCGGCCTCGATGGCGGCCTGGCTCCAGCACGTATCCGGCGTCAGGTCTTTCTTCGAACGGGCGATCTCATGCGTATAGAGATAGTTCTTGCTGTCGCCCGGCTTGATGCCGCTCTGGAGCAGGATCTTGATGGCGGCCACGACGTCCTGCGACTGGCGCGGCAGCTCGCTCGTCACGATGGCGCCGAAGGTGCCGTCCTCGATGAGCTTGCAATCGATCGCTTCGCCCGAGCCCGTCGTGGCGAGGAAGATCTTGTCCTTGAGGCCGGCATCGCGGATCGCCGAGGCGGTGCCCTGCGCCGTCGCATCCCAGAAATCGACGATGCCGCAGACGTCCGGGTGCTGCTGCAGGATGGTGGCGGCGGCGTTGCGCGCCGTCGTCGCATCCCAGTTGGAATCCGCGGTGCCCGCGACCGTCCAGCCCGGATTGCGCTCCAGCACGGCCTGTACGCCGGCCCACTGGTCTAGGCTCGACGAATTCACCTGGTCGCCCTGGATGACGGCGATCTTCTTGGAGGAGCTTTCACCGCAATGGTCGATGACGGCCTGCGTCTCCAGTTCGCCGAGGCGCTTCCAGTCCGAGCCGGCGAAGACGTCGGAGGCGTAGTTCGACGGGTTGTCGAGCTGCACGACGAAGATGCCGGCTTCCTGCGCGCGCTTGAAGAGGCGCGAATAGGAGTTGAGGTCCGGCGTCTGGACGATCAGCACGTCGGGCTTTTCGGCCGAGGAGATCAGGTCGGTGATCGCCTGCGCGCCGGCATCGACGCTCCAGTTGGGGTCGCGCGTTTCCCAGATGCCGCCGAACTGCTTGACTTCCTCGCCGATGAAGTGGTTCCAGCCCTGCGCGAGGTCGAAGCCCATGGTCATGGGCACCATCACCACGCGCTTGCCTTCCAGCGCCGAGCGATAGGCTTCGGGGCCGGGATTGGTTTCCTGCGCCTGTGCGCCGATGGCGGCGCCCGCAAGGCAGGCCCCCGCCAGGACGACGCGCCGGAGTGTCTTTCTCAGATTGCTCATGTCATGCCTCCGCTAGGATGCGCCCCTCTCCGGGCCGCGATTGTTGCCATTGTTCACGGGCATCGGGCCACGCGACCCTCCGCCCAGAGTTCTTCCGCATTTCCGAACGCAAAACCGCTGCGCACTTTTGCTGGAAATGCTCTAGATGTCGCCCTGCTGACTGGTCTGCTCGTCGCGGGGATTGAGTTGCCCATCGAGGATGATCGCGCCGAGCAGGATCAGCGCCTTGATGAGATTCTGGTGGATGTTCGGCAGGTTGAGGATGGTCATGCCGTTGAGCAGGATGCCGATCAGCAGCGCGCCCACGACCACGTTGCGCATGCCGCCCTTGCCGCCGGAAAGCCCGATGCCGCCGATCACCACGACCAGCACCACGTCGTAGAGCAGGGCCGAGTTGACCAGCCGCGTGTTCATGCTCTGCAGGCTGACGGCGCTCGCCATGCCGGCAAGCCAGGCAAGGAGCGCGCTTGCGACGAAGGAGGCGACGATCAGCGGGCGCACCGGGATGCCCATGGTGCGCGCGGCCTGGAAATTGTCGCCCATCAGGTAGAGGAAGCGGCCCGGCCGCGACCAGCGCAGCAGCACCAGCGCCACCGCCACGACGGCGAGGAAGACGACGACGTCGAGCGGCAGGCCGAGGATGCGGGCCTTGCCGAGCCAGAGCAGCGTTTCGGCCGTCTCGGGAATGTAGATGACGTCCTGCGAGAGGATCTGCGAGCGGACGAAGCCGAAGACGAAGGCGCTCGAGGCCAGCGTGGCGAACAGCGCCGAGACGCCGGCATAGGCCACCATGAAGCCGTTCATCGCGCCGAGCCCGATGGTGATCGCCGCGACGAGCGCGCTCGCCGACCAGAGCGACCAGCCCGCCTGCAACAGCTGAAGCTGGATGGCGACCGTCACCACCATGATCGAGACCATGGACAGATCGATGCCGCGCCCGATGACGACGATGCCCATGCCGGCGGCGAGGATGCCGAGCACGGAGACGCTGCGCACGATGTTGAGGAGGTTCGCCGGCGCGGTGAACCCATCGAGCGCCACGGCGAAACCGACGAACAGCACCACCGCCATCAGGAGAACGATGGTTTCCTGCGTGAATATCCTGAACAGGGGTCGGCTAGCTGGCACCTGATGATTTCCGTCTAGAGCATTCGGATCGGGCACGCCCGCGGATTAAGGTGATACTGCCGGAGCTAACTACCGACAATATCTATAGATTTTCTTTTATATACTGAATCGGACAGGTTTTTGCGGGAACGAGGCGTCACGCGGAAAATCCATCCATCGTCAAGATCGTCGATCCGGTCGTCGCGCGCCCTTCGAGCGCGCGATGCGCTTCCACCGCCGCGCGCAGCGGCAGGCTGGACGCCGCACCGGCGCGAAGGCTTCCCGAGACGAGGCGCGTGAACAGCTCCGCGCTGCGCTCGCGTCGTTCCTCGGCGCTCGTCAGATAATCGAAGACGACGGGCCGGATGGCCGACCTGGACCCCGCCGCCAGATCGGAAATGCGGAAGCCCTCGATCGGCCCGGATGCCTGGCCGAAGCTCACGAAACGGCCGTGCGGGCGCAGACAGGCGAGCGAGCCGCGCCAGGTATCCTTGCCCACCGCGTCGAAGACCGTGTGGCACAGGGCGCCGCCAGTCAGCTCCGCCACGCGGGCGGCAAAGTCCTCGCGGCGGTATTCGATCACGGCGTCATATCCGTGCGCCAAGGCCAGTTCGGCCTTTTCCCGCGATCCGGCGGTGCCGATGGCACGCGCGCCGAGGGCGGCGATCCACTGCCCGAGCAGCAGCCCGACCCCGCCGGCGGCGGCGTGGACGAGCACCGTCTGCCCCGCCAGAACGGGCGCGGCGGTGGACACCAGCACCTGCGCCGTCAGTCCCTTGAGCAGGACCGAGGCGGCCAGCGCCGCGTCGATCCCGTCCGGCAGCATGATCAGCCTGTCGGCGGGCATGACCCGCATCTCGCGATAAGCGCCGGTGCGCTCCAGATAGGCGACGCGCTGGCCGACCGAAAGCGTCTCGACGCCTGGGCCGAGCGCGACCACCGTGCCCGCCGCCTCCGCGCCCGGCACGAGCACGTCGCCCGGCCAGGGATAGAGCCCGGAGCGGTAATAGGTGTCGATGAAGTTGAGCCCCGCCGCTTCCTGGCGGATCAGCACCTCGCCGGGGCCGGGCGTTTCCACCGCAAGCTCCGTCCATTCCAGGACATCCGGCCCGCCGGGTTGGCGCGCGATGACCGCGCCTGCCTTGATCGCGGCCATGTCTCAGCTCTCGACCAGGAACTGCGGATCGATCGGCAGTTGCAGCGCGTTGAGCAGGGCATTGGTCTGCGAAGCCATGCCGATCACCGCCAGAAGCTCGGCGTGCTGGTCCCCGGTCATGCCCTTGGCCTTGGCCGCCGCGGTGTGGGAATGGACGCAATAGCTGCAGCCATTGGCGACCGACACGGCGATATAGAGCATTTCCTTGACCAGCGGATCGAGCGCGCCGGGCTTGACCATGACGTCCTTCAGGCCGGACCAGATGCGCTCCAGCGTATCCGGCTGGTTGGCGAGCGCCCGCCACACATTGTTGACGAAATCGGACTTGCGGGTGGCGCGGATGTCGTCGAACACCGCCTTGACGCGCGGGTTCGCTTCGGCTTCGGCGTCGGTCCACAGGCGAACGGTACTCATGGCAAGTCTCCTTTCGGGCGTCAGCTATGCGCCCAATCCCAGTAAAGCTGCCGCGCCCGGCGGGCGAGCGGGCCATAATCGAAGGTGCGGTCGTCGAAGCCAAGGACCGGCATGACCTTAGAGATATTGCCGGTGCTGAAGATCTCGTCGGCCGCCCGGAAATCCTCGACCGTCAGCGTCTTCTCGTGCACCGCAACGCCGTCCGCGCGCAGCAGGCCGATCACCCGCTGGCGGGTGATGCCGTCGAGGAACGTGCCGTTCGGCACCGGCGTGAACACCTCGCCGTCCTTGGCCATGAATACGTTCGAGGTCGCCAGCTCCGCCACATTGCCGAGCGTGTCGCAGACCAGCGCATTGCCGAAGCCCCTGGCGCGCGCCTCGGCCAGCATGCGGGCATTGTTGGGATAGAGGCAGGCGGCCTTGGCGTTGACCGGCATGGTCTCCAGCGTCGGACGGCGAAAACGGGTCGTCGTGATGGTGAAGCCGCCGGGCACGGCCATCGGCCGCTCCTCCAGGCAAAGGGCGAAGGCCGTCGATGCGGGATCGGGCGCGACGACGCTCGCATCGCTCTCCTCCGCCCAGTACATGGGGCGGATATAGACGGCGGCGTCGGGCGGGAAATGCGCCAGCCCCTCCTGCACGCGCTCCATGATCTGCGCGGCGGTGAGCGTCGGCCGGAGGCCGAGCGCGCGGGCGGATGCGTTGACCCGCTCCGCATGGAGGTCGAGATCGGGGATCACACCCTCGAAGCGGCGCGCGCCGTCGAACACCAGCGAGCCGAGCCATGTCGCATGCGAGCCGGCGCCGAGAATACGCACATCGCCCGCGTGCCATTGGTTCTCGTACCACGTCCGGACGGAAGGCGCTTGCGACATCGGAAACCTCGATTTTAATGGTCCCGCACCCTACGCACAGCTTGCTTCATGCGTCCAATGCAAATATCCCTCGGCGATGCATGCAGGATCGGCATGAATTGGCGGGAGACGAAGGATGGACGAGCGGCTGTTGAAAAGTTTCGTGACGACCGCCCAGCTCGGCAGTGTCACCTCGGCGGCCGAGCGGCTGAACCTCACCCAGCCCGCATTGTCGCGGCAGATCCAGCGGCTCGAGCAGGAGCTCGGGCTGACGCTCTTCCAGCGCAGCGGCCGCAACCTGCGCCTCTCGGTGCAGGGCGACCGGCTGCTGATCGACGCGCAGGCCGTCCTTGCCGCCAGCAAGCGCCTCCATGACGCGGTCGCCGAGATGCGCGAGGGCGAATGCGGCCTGCTGCGCGTCGGCGCCTGCTCCCAGGTGATCGAGCGCCATATGAGCGAGGTGTTGCCCGCCTGGAAGCAGGACAATCCCAATATCGACATAAGGCTGGAGGAAGGCGGCGGTGCGGAGCTTGCCCGCCGGCTCGACGACAACGAGCTGCATCTGGCGATCAACGCCCGCCATTTCGCGCGGCCCGACCGCTTCAGCCGCGTCGATATCGGCGCGATGCGCGTGCGCGCCTTCTCGCTCCCCTCGGTCTTCGCCTGTGAGACCCGGACCATCACCCTGGCGCAGCTCTGCCGCCAGCCGCTGCTGCTGCTCAATCGAAGGCATTTCACCCGCGAGCTGCTCGAAACCGCCTGCCAGGCGGAAAGCTGCCTCGCGCAGCCGACGCTGGAATCCTCCTCGCCCCATACGCTGCTGGCGATTGCCCGCAGCAGCGGCGGCGTCGCGGTCGTGCCCCATCTCGGCACCGGCCCCGTGGAAGGGCTGGTCGCCTACGACATCCTGCACCGCGGCAAGCCGCTCGACTTCGAGATGTCGGCGATCTGGCCGTCCTCGGTGCCGCTCCCCGGCTACGGCCAGCGCTTCATCGCCTATCTGCGCGACCGGCTCCTGCCTTCCGCCTGAGCGCCACGACGGCGCTGTCTCGGCTGTGAACTTCCGCTGCAACCGATTGCTGCCATTTCGAATTTCCCCTACATTGACCAAACGGTAAAAGACGCATTTCAAAAACGCGCAATCAACCAGAGGGGACGTTCATGCAAAGCAATTTCGGCATTTCCAGACGCCGGCTGATCCAGGCCGCCGGCGCATCCGCGCTCGTGGCGGCGGCGGGCTTGCCAAGCCGCCTCTTCGCGGCCGAGCCGATCAAGGTCGCGGCGGTCTTTACCGTTCCGGTCGAGCAGCAATGGGTGAGCCGCATCCACAAGGCCGCAAATGCCGCCAAGGACCGCGGCGAGATCGAATATGTCTATTCGGAAAACACCGCCAACAACGATTATGAACGCGTCATGCGCGAATATTGCGAGGCCGGGCACAAACTCATCCTCGGCGAGGTCTTCGGCGTCGAGGATGCCGCGCGCGCCGTCGCCCGTGACTATCCCGACGTCGCCTTCCTGATGGGTTCGAGCTTCAAGCCCGATCCGGACCTGCCGAACTTTTCAGTCTTCGACAACTATATCCAGGACGCCTCCTATCTTTCCGGCCTCGTCGCCGGCGCGCTGACCAAGTCGAAGAACATCGGCATGGTCGGCGGCTACCCGATCCCCGAGGTTAACCGCCTGATGAACGCCTTCATGGCGGGCGTGAAGGAAGTGGCGCCCGACACCAGGTTCCAGGTCGCCTTCATCGGCTCGTGGTTCGATCCGCCCAAGGCCAAGGAAACCGCTTTCGCCCAGATCGACGGCGGCGCCGACCTGCTCTATGCCGAGCGCTTCGGCGTATCCGACGCGGCCAAGGAGAAGAAGGTGCTTGCCATCGGCAACGTCATCGACACGCAGGCCGACTATCCCGATACCGTCGCCGCCTCGGCGCTGTGGCACTTCGAGCCGACCCTCGACAAGGCGATCGCCGAAGTGAAGGCCGGCACCTTCAAGGCCGACGACTACGGCGTCTATTCCTTCATGAAGAACGGCGGCTGTTCGCTCGCGCCGCTCGGCACCTTCGAAGGCAAGGTTCCGGGCGAGATCAAGGCGAAGATCGCGGAGAAGGAAAAGGCGATCAAGGACGGTTCCTTCACCGTCGCGGTCGACGACAGCGAGCCGAAATCCAGCTAAGTCCCTCCGCCCGGGGGCGGCCGCGCCGCGGCCCCTCCCGGGCGGACGATCCCCTCTCCCACCGTTCCCTTCGGTCCGTATCGCCGTGTCCAGTACCCCTGTCCTCCGCCTTTCCGGCATCAGCAAGCGTTTCGGTCCGCTGAGGGCCAACGATGCGATCTCCTTCGAGCTGAAGCGCGGCGAAGTGATTGCCCTTCTCGGCGAGAACGGCGCCG
Coding sequences within:
- a CDS encoding sugar ABC transporter ATP-binding protein produces the protein MTAILEARALTKAFHGNVAVDAVDFTLEAGEVHALLGENGAGKSTFSKLLAGVYPPEGGEILYQGEPLRAEGPAEALRRGIAMVYQETSLVPSMTVAQNLFLGHEKAFNRLRGITIAAQQFLQSLNFTVDPTALVSSLGAAKRQMVEIARAVRLNAKVIIFDEPTATLTPEERRHFFSLIDRLRARGVAIIFITHALEEALQMSDRITVMRDGRRVLTEKAGDLTQARIVQAMVGRELATEFAPRTKTRPAGQRVLSVEDVSMGALVRNTSFSVFAGQVTGLFGLVGSGRTETAKIVAGVFKRDFLRGGAIEYEGRPVRYATPGPAVADGIVYVTEDRKLEGFFENMSIAENLYAGLLAAGKNRFPFVSMAEMKALAEEWTDRLAIRSIGGEARVVELSGGNQQKVVIGKALIQKPRLIIFDEPTRGVDVGAVAEIHALIQRLADEGLAVVVISSYLPEILSLSDRILVARQGRVVEEFSPIDASSESIMYAAVH
- a CDS encoding ABC transporter permease, which produces MTLRERLTRLRYNKVPDHLLGEILSKSWADNLVPFAFLVVVVAAFGILLPGFFAPSSLLDTTRQLGEFLIVVLGLTVVIIGGGIDLSVGSIFALGAFATLAVIYIAEGPVWLAFLAALGAGALFGALNGFLVGYLRLRAFLTTLVTLIIGRSIYDILITTWGARIQSSPVFNDTFDHIGMGAVWGQPISALIALAFALIAHLVMSRSRIGWHFTAVGGARRSAFNVGINVRRTIFLTYVISGAACGLAGFLFAARLSGVGPGTGLGLELAALTAAVVGGNSLGGGRGSIAKGLMGAIVVLLITNGLIRMGAGTGTSQLIVGLLLAAAIVLDVRWLKNRHKVLSEVYVAPLHHAMQPAQSALPGSGTAYALNDALASAEPIALGTVEGPEDVILDADDNLYAGTRHGEIVRWFAPDYTRSEVFAHIGGFPLGLAMARDGQIVSCVGAMGLYGVAKDGGVRELSTETRRSLFSVVDDARLRDPNDCDIGPDGRIWFTDSTTRYDAHDWALDSIESRPTGRLLVHDPKTGRTRTVLKNLRYANGVCLSHDGQSLLIAESWACSVHRYWIAGPKEGQLETMIRDMPGYPDNINRASDGTYWMAWLGMRTPSFDLALRHPAMRKRMTRNLPQDDWLFPNINTGGVVKFDETGAIVATLGDLGGAAHPMVTSMREHKGWLYIGGILNNRIGRIRLPDADPDWTSWNSYWGDRA
- a CDS encoding sugar ABC transporter substrate-binding protein, giving the protein MSNLRKTLRRVVLAGACLAGAAIGAQAQETNPGPEAYRSALEGKRVVMVPMTMGFDLAQGWNHFIGEEVKQFGGIWETRDPNWSVDAGAQAITDLISSAEKPDVLIVQTPDLNSYSRLFKRAQEAGIFVVQLDNPSNYASDVFAGSDWKRLGELETQAVIDHCGESSSKKIAVIQGDQVNSSSLDQWAGVQAVLERNPGWTVAGTADSNWDATTARNAAATILQQHPDVCGIVDFWDATAQGTASAIRDAGLKDKIFLATTGSGEAIDCKLIEDGTFGAIVTSELPRQSQDVVAAIKILLQSGIKPGDSKNYLYTHEIARSKKDLTPDTCWSQAAIEAAAKK
- a CDS encoding ABC transporter permease, whose product is MAVVLFVGFAVALDGFTAPANLLNIVRSVSVLGILAAGMGIVVIGRGIDLSMVSIMVVTVAIQLQLLQAGWSLWSASALVAAITIGLGAMNGFMVAYAGVSALFATLASSAFVFGFVRSQILSQDVIYIPETAETLLWLGKARILGLPLDVVVFLAVVAVALVLLRWSRPGRFLYLMGDNFQAARTMGIPVRPLIVASFVASALLAWLAGMASAVSLQSMNTRLVNSALLYDVVLVVVIGGIGLSGGKGGMRNVVVGALLIGILLNGMTILNLPNIHQNLIKALILLGAIILDGQLNPRDEQTSQQGDI
- a CDS encoding quinone oxidoreductase family protein, which codes for MAAIKAGAVIARQPGGPDVLEWTELAVETPGPGEVLIRQEAAGLNFIDTYYRSGLYPWPGDVLVPGAEAAGTVVALGPGVETLSVGQRVAYLERTGAYREMRVMPADRLIMLPDGIDAALAASVLLKGLTAQVLVSTAAPVLAGQTVLVHAAAGGVGLLLGQWIAALGARAIGTAGSREKAELALAHGYDAVIEYRREDFAARVAELTGGALCHTVFDAVGKDTWRGSLACLRPHGRFVSFGQASGPIEGFRISDLAAGSRSAIRPVVFDYLTSAEERRERSAELFTRLVSGSLRAGAASSLPLRAAVEAHRALEGRATTGSTILTMDGFSA
- a CDS encoding carboxymuconolactone decarboxylase family protein; amino-acid sequence: MSTVRLWTDAEAEANPRVKAVFDDIRATRKSDFVNNVWRALANQPDTLERIWSGLKDVMVKPGALDPLVKEMLYIAVSVANGCSYCVHSHTAAAKAKGMTGDQHAELLAVIGMASQTNALLNALQLPIDPQFLVES
- a CDS encoding branched-chain amino acid aminotransferase, yielding MSQAPSVRTWYENQWHAGDVRILGAGSHATWLGSLVFDGARRFEGVIPDLDLHAERVNASARALGLRPTLTAAQIMERVQEGLAHFPPDAAVYIRPMYWAEESDASVVAPDPASTAFALCLEERPMAVPGGFTITTTRFRRPTLETMPVNAKAACLYPNNARMLAEARARGFGNALVCDTLGNVAELATSNVFMAKDGEVFTPVPNGTFLDGITRQRVIGLLRADGVAVHEKTLTVEDFRAADEIFSTGNISKVMPVLGFDDRTFDYGPLARRARQLYWDWAHS
- a CDS encoding LysR family transcriptional regulator gives rise to the protein MDERLLKSFVTTAQLGSVTSAAERLNLTQPALSRQIQRLEQELGLTLFQRSGRNLRLSVQGDRLLIDAQAVLAASKRLHDAVAEMREGECGLLRVGACSQVIERHMSEVLPAWKQDNPNIDIRLEEGGGAELARRLDDNELHLAINARHFARPDRFSRVDIGAMRVRAFSLPSVFACETRTITLAQLCRQPLLLLNRRHFTRELLETACQAESCLAQPTLESSSPHTLLAIARSSGGVAVVPHLGTGPVEGLVAYDILHRGKPLDFEMSAIWPSSVPLPGYGQRFIAYLRDRLLPSA
- a CDS encoding BMP family protein, with the translated sequence MQSNFGISRRRLIQAAGASALVAAAGLPSRLFAAEPIKVAAVFTVPVEQQWVSRIHKAANAAKDRGEIEYVYSENTANNDYERVMREYCEAGHKLILGEVFGVEDAARAVARDYPDVAFLMGSSFKPDPDLPNFSVFDNYIQDASYLSGLVAGALTKSKNIGMVGGYPIPEVNRLMNAFMAGVKEVAPDTRFQVAFIGSWFDPPKAKETAFAQIDGGADLLYAERFGVSDAAKEKKVLAIGNVIDTQADYPDTVAASALWHFEPTLDKAIAEVKAGTFKADDYGVYSFMKNGGCSLAPLGTFEGKVPGEIKAKIAEKEKAIKDGSFTVAVDDSEPKSS